One window of the Leptotrichia massiliensis genome contains the following:
- a CDS encoding MotA/TolQ/ExbB proton channel family protein has product MLKYLIDGGIFMWVILLASISGLAVIIEKMYTFLSKEKKLSENEKNQLYKALRTGNREEILKLCKDKTDSISKSVTKIVSNMDINFDELDNSHRQVIEGIISESILEQTTELEKGMSLLGTVVNAAPQLGLLGTVTGMIAAFSALTRNGTSTAKIVAGGISEALYTTAFGLIVAIPALVFYNYFNRRIDVIVAEMERAALQFLSRVKD; this is encoded by the coding sequence ATGTTAAAATACCTTATTGACGGCGGGATATTTATGTGGGTAATTTTACTTGCCTCAATATCTGGACTTGCTGTTATTATTGAAAAAATGTATACTTTTTTATCAAAAGAGAAAAAATTGTCAGAAAATGAGAAAAATCAGCTTTATAAAGCACTTAGAACAGGTAACAGAGAAGAAATTTTAAAACTTTGTAAAGATAAGACTGATTCAATTTCTAAAAGTGTAACAAAAATTGTTTCCAATATGGATATTAACTTTGATGAACTTGATAATTCACATAGACAGGTTATAGAGGGTATAATAAGTGAAAGCATTTTAGAGCAGACTACTGAACTCGAAAAAGGGATGAGTTTATTGGGAACAGTTGTAAATGCTGCTCCTCAACTGGGACTTCTGGGAACTGTTACAGGGATGATTGCAGCCTTTTCAGCCCTTACCCGAAATGGTACAAGCACAGCAAAAATAGTGGCTGGCGGAATTTCAGAAGCACTTTACACAACTGCGTTTGGATTAATAGTTGCAATACCTGCATTAGTCTTTTATAATTATTTTAACAGACGGATTGATGTTATTGTGGCCGAGATGGAAAGGGCGGCATTGCAGTTTTTGAGCCGAGTAAAAGATTGA